One region of Danio aesculapii chromosome 7, fDanAes4.1, whole genome shotgun sequence genomic DNA includes:
- the plaa gene encoding phospholipase A-2-activating protein has product MSGSNSYRLRSSLPAHDMDVRGLAAVAFPDGAFVSVSRDRTARVWVPNPSENQSFTEMHCMNGHSNFVSCVCIISPNETYPRGLIATGGHDNNICVFSLDRPDPLFTLKGHKNTVCTLSAGKFGTILSGSWDTTAKVWLGEKCMMTLQGHTAAVWAVLILPEQGLMLSGSADKTIKLWKAGRCEKTYTGHEDCVRGLAVINDVEFFSCSNDASIRRWMVTGECVQVYYGHTNYIYSIAVFPNGKDFISTGEDRTLRVWKEGECCQTIRLPAQSVWCCCILPNGDIAVGASDGIIRVFTESEERVASTQDLQAFEDELSKAVIDPKTGDLGDIKIEELPGREHLDEPGNRDGQTRLIKEGSNVEAYQWSMSDGRWMKIGDVVGGSSQQSSKRVMYEGKEYDFVFTIDVNEGGPPMKLPYNLADDPWLVAHNFLQKNDLSPMFLDQVANFIIENTKGHTLGAAPASAADPFTGAGRYIPGSGGNGQQFGADPFTGAGRYIPGSGSTGTAPSGGADPFTGGSAYSSPSLPKSTTNIFFPNTDGVMFEQSNTVQILGKLRELNSSAPADHKLSDAALDCLEKLLNLVTDLMTQEQPTAEQITVLWRACHWPEDIVFPVLDILRLAVRHPEVNAHLCGGTEGASLCNHLLGLMSPEGKAANQMLALRTLCNCFTASHGRALLLGQRDAVLSRAGDLRTVCNKNIHVALATLVLNYAGRLYGQPAEIEAKAQCLSVASTALEVVQDKEAVFRLLVALGTTVSGDSTAKDLARSLGVNSQISKYARVSDPAKVGECCRLVLDELQ; this is encoded by the exons ATGTCCGGCAGTAACTCCTACAGACTGCGCTCTTCTCTCCCGGCGCACGACATGGATGTCCGGGGTCTCGCCGCTGTCGCCTTCCCGGACGGAGCGTTCGTGTCGGTGTCCAGAGACCGGACCGCGCGGGTCTGGGTACCAAACCCAAG CGAAAACCAAAGCTTTACAGAGATGCACTGTATGAACGGCCACTCAAACTTCGTGTCGTGTGTGTGTATCATCTCTCCTAATGAAACGTATCCACGAGGACTCATCGCCACTGGAGGACACGACAACAACATCTGTGTGTTTTCCCTAGACAGACCAGACCCTCTGTTTACCCTCAAGGGTCATAAAAACACAG TCTGCACACTCTCTGCTGGCAAGTTTGGTACAATATTGAGTGGCTCGTGGGACACTACAGCCAAAGTGTGGCTTGGAGAGAAGTGCATGATGACTTTACAG GGACACACCGCGGCTGTTTGGGCGGTGCTCATTTTACCAGAGCAGGGCTTGATGCTGTCTGGATCAGCTGACAAAACCATAAAGTTATGGAAAGCTGGTCGCTGCGAGAAGACCTACACTG gtcATGAGGATTGTGTGCGAGGGCTGGCGGTCATAAATGATGTGGAGTTCTTCTCCTGCAGTAATGATGCCAGTATCAGGCGGTGGATGGTGACGGGTGAATGTGTGCAGGTTTACTATGGTCACACTAACTACATCTACAGCATCGCCGTCTTCCCTAATGGAAAAG ACTTCATCAGCACAGGAGAGGACCGAACACTGCGGGTCTGGAAGGAGGGTGAATGTTGTCAGACTATCCGTCTTCCCGCTCAGTCGGTGTGGTGCTGTTGCATTCTGCCTAATGGAGACATTGCTGTCGGAGCCAG TGACGGCATTATCCGCGTGTTCACTGAGAGCGAAGAGCGTGTAGCTAGTACACAGGACCTGCAGGCGTTTGAGGATGAGCTTTCTAAAGCTGTCATCGACCCCAAGACTGGAGATTTGGGGGACATCAAGATAGAGGAGTTACCTGGCAGAGAACATCTCGATGAACCAG GTAATCGTGATGGACAGACACGGCTCATAAAGGAGGGCTCTAATGTTGAAGCATATCAGTGGAGCATGAGTGATGGACGCTGGATGAAGATTGGAGATGTTGTTGGTGGTTCTTCTCAGCAGAGCTCAAAAAGAGTGATGTATGAAGGCAAG GAGTATGACTTTGTCTTTACCATTGACGTGAATGAGGGAGGTCCACCCATGAAACTGCCTTACAATTTGGCGGATGATCCCTGGCTGGTGGCACACAACTTCCTGCAGAAGAATGACCTGAGCCCCATGTTCCTGGATCAGGTGGCTAATTTCATCATCGAAAACACAAAAGGCCACACTCTGGGTGCAGCTCCTGCCTCAGCCGCAGACCCTTTCACAG GTGCAGGGAGGTACATTCCAGGTTCTGGAGGCAACGGACAACAATTTGGCGCTGATCCTTTCACAG GTGCTGGTCGGTATATTCCTGGCTCAGGATCCACAGGAACAGCACCTTCAGGCGGAGCTGATCCTTTTACTG GTGGCAGTGCCTACTCCTCTCCTTCCCTCCCGAAATCTACAACAAACATCTTTTTCCCCAATACTGATGGAGTCATGTTTGAACAGTCGAATACAGTTCAGATTCTTG GTAAGCTTCGAGAGCTGAACAGCAGTGCTCCTGCAGACCATAAGCTGAGTGATGCTGCACTGGACTGTCTAGAGAAGTTATTGAATCTGGTTACAGACTTAATGACTCAAGAACAGCCTACAGCAGAGCAGATAACTGTTCTTTGGAGGGCTTGCCACTGGCCAGAAG ACATTGTCTTCCCCGTGTTGGACATCCTGCGCTTGGCTGTGCGTCATCCAGAAGTAAATGCCCATCTCTGTGGCGGGACCGAGGGTGCCAGTCTTTGCAACCATCTCCTGGGTCTGATGTCCCCTGAAGGCAAAGCTGCAAATCAGATGTTGGCACTGCGCACTCTCTGCAACTGTTTCACTGCATCCCACGGTCGGGCTCTCCTGTTGGGCCAGCGTGATGCCGTCCTATCTCGGGCCGGAGATCTCCGCACCGTCTGCAACAAGAACATCCACGTAGCGCTGGCCACCCTGGTGCTCAACTATGCGGGACGGTTGTACGGTCAGCCGGCTGAGATCGAGGCCAAGGCGCAGTGTTTGTCAGTGGCTAGCACGGCATTAGAGGTGGTGCAGGACAAAGAGGCTGTCTTCAGGCTACTGGTGGCACTGGGAACCACAGTGTCCGGGGACAGCACTGCAAAGGACCTTGCACGATCTCTGGGGGTCAACTCTCAGATTTCTAAATACGCCAGGGTCTCTGATCCAGCTAAAGTCGGGGAGTGTTGTCGATTAGTGCTGGATGAACTGCAGTGA
- the smim20 gene encoding small integral membrane protein 20, whose protein sequence is MSSSKRITLIFGGFVAAVAAAFYPIFFHPLTHSEDYKQMQKVNRAGVNQADIQPVGVKVWSDPYKPKS, encoded by the exons ATGTCCAGTTCTAAGAGGATAACGCTCATATTTGGAGGCTTTGTTGCAGCTGTTGCTGCGGCTTTTTATCCTATATTTTTTCATCCTCTCACTCACTCTGAAGACTACA AGCAAATGCAGAAGGTGAACCGAGCTGGAGTCAATCAAGCAGACATACAGCCTGTTG GTGTGAAGGTCTGGTCTGATCCCTACAAGCCCAAATCATGA